From a single Gimesia fumaroli genomic region:
- a CDS encoding tetratricopeptide repeat protein — translation MFAQEEPLSPAENPYLNDPSQYGAPSPVWNAIWDILGFLYFLFWIWMMVDCIRKDPDRFLWFWVIFVFQPVGAFIYFLIRWLPTNQFQLPEFARPFFRQRKLNELETAALQIGNPYQFVRWGDALKEAGIDQKSLDAYLQALAKEPDNLQALWGAAQIEMKLKNFENAKSRCQKILEEEPEYKFGDVSLMYCKTLCELDPPETAREYLEKHTKRWRQPEALFILATLEAEAGDHQAARKTLQGMLLDINGSPSGIARKFVRWKSKARRMLKRLPKS, via the coding sequence ATGTTTGCACAAGAAGAACCATTGTCTCCCGCTGAGAATCCTTATCTGAATGATCCCAGTCAGTATGGTGCGCCGTCACCTGTCTGGAACGCAATATGGGATATCTTAGGGTTCCTGTATTTTCTGTTCTGGATCTGGATGATGGTTGATTGTATCCGGAAAGATCCAGACCGTTTTTTGTGGTTTTGGGTGATTTTTGTTTTTCAGCCTGTGGGTGCATTTATTTATTTCTTAATCCGCTGGCTGCCAACCAATCAGTTTCAGCTTCCTGAATTTGCCAGGCCGTTCTTTCGACAGCGGAAATTGAATGAGCTTGAGACGGCGGCGTTACAGATCGGAAATCCTTATCAGTTTGTACGTTGGGGGGATGCGCTGAAAGAAGCGGGCATAGATCAGAAAAGTTTGGATGCCTACCTACAGGCTCTAGCAAAAGAACCGGACAATCTACAGGCATTATGGGGTGCTGCACAGATCGAAATGAAACTCAAAAATTTCGAAAATGCGAAATCACGATGTCAAAAAATTCTCGAAGAGGAGCCGGAATATAAATTTGGTGATGTGTCTCTGATGTATTGCAAAACGTTGTGCGAACTGGATCCTCCAGAAACGGCGCGGGAATATTTGGAAAAACACACCAAACGCTGGCGGCAGCCTGAGGCGTTGTTTATTCTGGCGACACTCGAGGCAGAAGCCGGCGATCATCAGGCGGCACGCAAAACACTACAAGGCATGCTTCTTGATATTAATGGCAGTCCAAGTGGGATTGCCCGCAAGTTTGTTCGCTGGAAAAGCAAAGCGAGGCGCATGCTGAAACGGCTGCCTAAGTCATAA
- a CDS encoding CehA/McbA family metallohydrolase, producing the protein MSGFGSAALGHVCLLNLQNQTYPGTLGTTTGWPSWTVPVLRWCKEQGGVTGYPHSALRVNPPQAAQRMLRSLDQDQSQTLNSNEAAQGLLAKPFQQTDEDGNGELSVQELTHALEQAADELPNLAVPEMNGGGAMEICVSTAEGVCDFVSAMDTERIPEWNTWYHILNCGFPLKVSGETDFPCMSSRRVGQGRVYVQLGDVEELDFSQWCDGIRRGRSYVSDGFAHALKFQVNGASPGFEDVSLDQAGTVEIKAAVCFATETPKAVAYGLLDAPEGRRAQGDTRILHAPRNSEFVTGGQRLIEIVKNGQVVAKQTVPADGKIHQLRFNVPVEYSSWIAVRQFPQLHTNPVNVIVNQKPIRASRESALWCAETIKLLWKNRNKIIAAKERPEAEQSYQRAIRTYLQRAEEAVRPN; encoded by the coding sequence ATCAGCGGCTTCGGTTCCGCCGCGTTGGGGCATGTCTGTTTGTTAAATCTGCAAAACCAAACTTACCCCGGCACACTGGGAACCACAACCGGCTGGCCGAGTTGGACCGTGCCCGTGTTGCGCTGGTGTAAAGAGCAGGGAGGCGTCACTGGTTATCCTCATTCGGCACTCCGGGTCAATCCTCCTCAGGCGGCACAACGCATGTTACGGAGTCTGGATCAGGACCAGTCGCAGACCCTGAACTCGAACGAAGCAGCACAAGGATTATTAGCCAAACCCTTCCAGCAAACAGACGAGGATGGCAACGGTGAATTGAGTGTACAGGAATTGACACACGCGTTAGAGCAGGCGGCAGATGAATTGCCGAATCTGGCTGTTCCTGAGATGAACGGCGGCGGAGCAATGGAGATTTGCGTGAGTACCGCGGAAGGTGTTTGTGATTTTGTAAGTGCGATGGATACGGAACGTATTCCCGAATGGAATACCTGGTATCATATTTTGAATTGTGGATTTCCGCTCAAAGTCAGTGGCGAGACAGATTTTCCCTGCATGAGCAGTCGACGTGTTGGGCAGGGGAGAGTCTATGTGCAATTGGGTGACGTGGAGGAACTCGATTTCAGCCAGTGGTGTGATGGAATCAGGCGAGGACGCTCCTACGTCTCGGATGGGTTTGCCCATGCTTTGAAGTTTCAGGTCAACGGCGCGTCTCCCGGATTTGAAGATGTTTCCCTGGATCAGGCAGGAACGGTAGAGATTAAAGCAGCAGTCTGCTTTGCTACTGAAACTCCGAAAGCGGTCGCTTACGGATTATTAGATGCTCCGGAGGGACGTCGGGCACAGGGAGATACTCGCATCCTGCATGCCCCGCGTAATTCTGAATTTGTCACCGGCGGTCAGAGGCTGATTGAAATTGTGAAGAACGGTCAAGTCGTCGCGAAGCAGACTGTCCCAGCAGACGGGAAGATCCATCAACTCCGGTTCAATGTTCCCGTTGAATATAGCAGCTGGATTGCAGTACGTCAGTTCCCACAATTACACACGAACCCGGTGAATGTGATTGTGAACCAGAAACCAATTCGCGCCTCGCGCGAGAGTGCACTCTGGTGTGCGGAGACGATTAAGTTGCTCTGGAAAAATCGAAACAAAATCATTGCTGCAAAAGAGCGACCTGAAGCCGAACAGTCTTACCAGCGGGCAATTCGCACCTATCTCCAACGTGCAGAAGAAGCAGTCCGCCCTAATTGA
- a CDS encoding alpha/beta hydrolase — translation MLLIAHSVSGQQNKPKKKRPPFRWVNELKQELPGVQHATFCSPSMKVDVGYCIYLPPQYNNPQNRTKRFSVVYYLHGGRPGSETKSVRLVEHIHKQIAAGKVTPMIYVFVNGGPVSHYNMPDRKHAMGEDVFVKELIPHIDATYRTIAARKGRAIEGFSQGGRGTTRIMFKYPELFCSAAPGGAGHATEKRISKENGRESANLVFVKGDNTYDLARKYAMHPEPALRILIHVGTKGFNYQNNLAYMEFLNSLNIPFEQLIVPNAPHSAMQIYEKEGLKIMQFHADNFRRAAQKS, via the coding sequence ATGTTGCTCATTGCTCACTCCGTTTCTGGACAACAGAATAAGCCGAAAAAAAAACGACCGCCATTTCGCTGGGTGAATGAGCTCAAACAGGAACTTCCGGGCGTGCAACACGCAACCTTTTGCAGCCCTTCCATGAAAGTGGATGTCGGTTACTGCATCTACCTGCCGCCGCAGTATAACAATCCCCAAAATAGAACGAAACGCTTTTCCGTCGTATATTACCTGCATGGTGGTCGCCCCGGCAGCGAGACAAAAAGCGTGCGGTTGGTAGAACACATTCACAAACAGATTGCTGCAGGTAAGGTCACACCGATGATCTATGTGTTCGTGAACGGGGGACCGGTCAGCCATTATAATATGCCGGATCGAAAGCATGCGATGGGGGAAGACGTCTTTGTCAAAGAGTTGATTCCTCATATCGACGCGACCTATCGAACGATCGCTGCACGTAAAGGCCGTGCTATTGAAGGCTTTTCCCAAGGCGGTCGTGGGACAACACGGATCATGTTTAAGTATCCAGAACTTTTCTGTTCGGCAGCGCCGGGTGGAGCCGGCCATGCAACAGAAAAACGTATCTCAAAAGAAAACGGGCGTGAAAGTGCGAACCTTGTTTTCGTTAAGGGTGACAATACTTATGATCTGGCCCGCAAATATGCGATGCATCCCGAGCCAGCACTTCGGATCCTGATTCATGTTGGCACAAAAGGTTTCAATTACCAGAATAACCTGGCGTATATGGAATTTTTGAACTCGCTCAATATTCCCTTTGAACAGCTCATCGTCCCCAATGCACCACACAGCGCGATGCAGATTTATGAGAAAGAGGGCCTCAAAATCATGCAATTCCACGCCGATAATTTTCGCCGGGCAGCTCAGAAAAGCTGA
- a CDS encoding RNA polymerase sigma factor produces the protein MQLEMVDKKIEERDSLPSGGVISDARLVEAVRKGDDNAFGELVLRYERRLIRVLIQFVKSPELAEDLAQDTFLKSYERLDQFDTSRRFGPWLFRIGVNQALDYLRKQKRRGWWLLFSDSPSETPFDPSVPDPRNKLDINQEVQAILEEIPEKYRTVLVLRDLENFSTSEIAAILDRKEATIRWRLAEARNRFQKLWSNRQNVENSMSGKE, from the coding sequence ATGCAGTTAGAAATGGTCGATAAAAAAATTGAGGAAAGAGACTCTCTACCATCTGGTGGCGTAATTAGTGATGCACGGTTGGTGGAAGCAGTTCGCAAGGGTGATGACAATGCGTTCGGAGAGTTAGTCCTTCGTTATGAGAGACGACTCATTCGTGTGTTGATCCAGTTTGTCAAAAGCCCGGAATTAGCAGAAGATCTGGCTCAGGATACGTTCCTGAAAAGTTATGAGAGGCTCGATCAGTTCGATACATCCCGGCGCTTCGGTCCCTGGTTGTTTCGTATTGGGGTTAATCAGGCGCTGGATTATCTACGAAAACAGAAACGAAGAGGGTGGTGGCTGTTATTCAGCGACAGTCCTTCAGAAACACCCTTTGATCCTTCTGTACCGGATCCAAGGAATAAGCTCGATATCAATCAGGAAGTTCAGGCGATTCTGGAAGAAATCCCCGAAAAGTATCGGACCGTGCTCGTTTTGCGAGATCTGGAAAACTTTTCGACATCCGAAATCGCTGCGATTCTGGATCGCAAAGAAGCGACAATTCGCTGGCGCTTAGCGGAAGCAAGAAATCGCTTTCAAAAACTGTGGTCTAACCGGCAAAATGTTGAAAACTCCATGTCCGGCAAGGAATAA
- a CDS encoding aldose epimerase family protein, with the protein MIQWKFCSGLLGVLIMLTGCMQEKSPPASSSKGDSENETSKDAAMNTGNEFQLAIQSEPYGATADGQEITQFLLSNDKGVSVSIINYGAIVTTVYVPDREGKTENITLGFDSLAEYEKKGPYFGAICGRYANRIADGKFTLEGKEYQLAQNNPPSHLHGGEQGFDKKVWAAESFSKKDEVGVRLSLVSPDGEEGYPGKLTLNVVYTLNNNNEFKIDYTATSDQATPINVTNHCYWNLAGKGTVLDQELVLNCDQYLPVSDVAIPTGKLASVKETPMDFTSAHKIGERIAQVEGGYDHCWVVNPSENQPAFTAKVKDPDSGRVMEIFTTEPGIQFYTGNFLDGTEASGGYPKNGGLCLEAQHFPNSPNQPEFPNTILKPGEVYEQTTIHKFSVE; encoded by the coding sequence ATGATTCAATGGAAATTCTGTAGCGGGTTATTAGGCGTCTTAATTATGTTGACGGGATGCATGCAGGAGAAGTCGCCCCCCGCTAGTTCCTCAAAAGGCGACTCAGAGAATGAAACTTCTAAGGATGCTGCAATGAATACAGGAAATGAATTTCAGTTGGCAATTCAAAGCGAGCCTTACGGAGCGACAGCTGACGGTCAGGAAATCACCCAGTTTTTGCTTTCCAATGATAAAGGCGTGAGTGTCAGCATTATCAACTATGGCGCGATTGTCACCACCGTCTATGTACCGGACCGTGAGGGGAAAACGGAAAACATCACACTCGGATTTGATTCGTTAGCCGAGTATGAGAAAAAAGGCCCTTATTTTGGCGCAATCTGCGGTCGCTATGCGAATCGGATTGCCGATGGTAAATTCACGCTGGAGGGCAAAGAGTATCAACTGGCTCAGAATAACCCTCCCAGTCACTTACATGGTGGCGAGCAGGGCTTCGATAAGAAAGTCTGGGCAGCGGAAAGCTTTTCCAAGAAAGATGAGGTAGGCGTTCGTTTAAGCCTGGTGAGTCCGGATGGTGAAGAAGGGTATCCCGGTAAGCTGACGTTAAACGTGGTTTACACGCTCAATAATAACAACGAATTCAAGATCGACTATACGGCAACCAGTGATCAGGCCACGCCAATCAATGTAACCAACCATTGTTACTGGAATCTGGCTGGAAAAGGAACCGTTCTAGATCAGGAACTGGTTCTGAACTGCGATCAGTATCTCCCGGTTTCCGATGTCGCAATTCCAACGGGTAAACTCGCTTCAGTCAAAGAGACACCAATGGACTTTACCTCAGCTCATAAAATCGGCGAACGTATTGCACAGGTCGAAGGGGGCTATGATCATTGTTGGGTTGTGAATCCTTCTGAGAATCAGCCGGCATTTACGGCGAAGGTCAAAGATCCCGATTCGGGTCGTGTCATGGAGATCTTCACAACCGAGCCTGGCATTCAGTTCTACACCGGTAATTTCCTGGATGGAACCGAAGCAAGTGGGGGATATCCCAAAAATGGTGGGCTCTGTCTGGAAGCACAACATTTTCCCAATTCACCAAATCAGCCAGAGTTTCCGAACACAATTTTGAAACCCGGAGAAGTTTACGAGCAGACAACCATTCATAAATTCTCCGTCGAGTAG
- a CDS encoding CehA/McbA family metallohydrolase produces MSADLALLQLPTKAKQTSSRQTEQPQCKVKLRLIEIHPSGNKQNVPGLLRVFNAKGNRVPIPELLNRGTGVKTSPKSEQTGIHSWSVIPREVQIQLPQTKLILEALSGLETELTRKTINLSQKSSANITLPLTRFANQTPNYKTANTHLHIMKLSRENCNRYLKQVPAADRLDLVFISHLERAIADKTYITNRYSNADFKILSKESGVLFGWGEEHRHNSSGHDEGYGHVMLLDIKQLVQPVSIGPGIMKQGTDGIPLSRGIQTARKDKATVIWCHNAWGTEATPNIIQGDVHALNIFDGGTRSTYEDSYYRYLNGGYKTPFSTGTDWFQYDFSRVYAALDIPLTTANWLDSLKAGKTFITNGPLLDLRINGKGIGDQLQLSADNNHITIHATGKGRVDFEKLELVHNGKVIATRKTDPLQNHFEAILELKLKIDQPGWIALRTPSPSVPNNPKRQQKTPLNEYGRELFSHTSPIYLKWEGKTKFDLNQAQAFLKEMQQNREKIAKQFLFADNHERAQVLDVYSDGIEKLSQEIKSH; encoded by the coding sequence GTGTCTGCCGATCTTGCTTTGTTACAACTGCCGACAAAAGCAAAACAGACATCATCGCGACAAACAGAACAACCACAGTGCAAAGTAAAACTACGTCTGATTGAAATCCATCCATCTGGAAACAAGCAGAATGTTCCCGGACTGCTACGTGTTTTCAATGCCAAGGGAAATCGAGTTCCGATCCCCGAATTACTCAACCGGGGAACAGGCGTGAAGACCAGCCCGAAATCAGAACAGACGGGCATTCACAGTTGGTCGGTCATCCCACGGGAAGTTCAAATCCAACTTCCGCAAACCAAATTGATCCTGGAGGCACTCTCTGGTTTGGAAACTGAGCTCACTCGCAAGACCATCAACCTCTCGCAAAAGTCATCAGCCAACATCACACTGCCACTGACACGTTTTGCGAATCAGACTCCCAACTATAAAACGGCAAACACTCATCTGCATATTATGAAGCTCAGCAGAGAGAACTGTAATCGCTATCTGAAACAGGTCCCGGCAGCAGATCGACTCGATCTGGTTTTTATCTCTCATCTGGAACGCGCGATTGCAGACAAAACTTACATTACCAACCGCTATTCAAATGCAGACTTCAAGATACTCTCGAAAGAGTCTGGAGTTTTATTTGGCTGGGGAGAAGAGCATCGGCACAACAGCTCCGGACATGACGAAGGCTACGGTCATGTGATGCTGCTTGACATCAAACAACTGGTCCAACCGGTCAGTATCGGTCCAGGAATTATGAAACAGGGAACTGATGGCATCCCTCTATCGCGCGGCATTCAAACCGCACGCAAAGATAAAGCTACGGTGATCTGGTGTCATAATGCCTGGGGTACGGAAGCAACGCCCAACATCATTCAAGGTGACGTCCATGCCTTGAATATTTTTGATGGCGGCACACGCAGTACATATGAAGACAGCTATTATCGCTACTTAAATGGGGGTTACAAAACACCCTTTTCTACAGGCACCGACTGGTTTCAGTACGATTTTTCACGCGTGTATGCAGCCTTGGATATTCCTTTAACAACAGCAAACTGGCTGGATAGTTTAAAAGCGGGAAAAACCTTTATCACCAATGGGCCTTTGCTCGATTTACGGATCAATGGAAAAGGGATCGGCGACCAACTGCAACTCTCAGCAGATAATAACCACATTACGATTCATGCAACTGGGAAGGGAAGAGTTGATTTCGAAAAACTGGAGCTGGTTCACAACGGAAAGGTCATCGCAACCCGAAAAACAGATCCTCTACAGAACCATTTTGAAGCAATACTTGAATTGAAGTTAAAAATCGATCAACCAGGCTGGATTGCATTACGCACGCCCTCTCCCTCTGTGCCAAATAATCCGAAACGACAACAGAAAACACCCCTCAATGAATATGGACGTGAATTATTTTCGCATACCAGTCCGATATACCTTAAGTGGGAAGGGAAAACAAAATTTGATTTGAATCAGGCACAAGCATTCCTGAAAGAAATGCAGCAAAACCGGGAGAAAATCGCAAAACAATTTCTATTCGCCGACAATCATGAACGAGCCCAAGTTCTGGACGTTTACTCCGACGGGATCGAAAAACTCTCACAGGAAATCAAAAGTCATTAA
- the sppA gene encoding signal peptide peptidase SppA → MEEQSAQEKSVEKRPESIQQHQKPCPPPPPRSRRWLMRGLVVLLLISVVFNLGFFAWYQEYFTIGGGPAEQFETGDQFAKEKIAIISITGTIMPPFTERILRSIKRAHEDDQVRGILLEIDSPGGLVADSHQIYHRLVELRKTKPIVVYMKRMAASGGYYVAMGAGEEGVIFAEPTTWTGSLGVIIPRFDLSGLAEKVGVVSDPLKTGEFKDALNPFRNLTDRERAIWDHILDESYQRFLNVITDNRKDLDYDQVKKLATGQIYPATDAKQNGLIDEIGYQEDALARLQEIMGLSKVCVIRYSHPKSLADVLLGSAEASQIENRKQALLDSTVPRAMYFASWMGELPGWQ, encoded by the coding sequence ATGGAAGAGCAGTCTGCACAGGAGAAATCTGTAGAGAAACGTCCTGAATCGATACAGCAGCATCAGAAACCATGCCCACCTCCCCCTCCACGCTCAAGGCGGTGGCTGATGCGCGGGCTGGTTGTGTTATTGCTAATCTCAGTGGTATTCAATTTAGGTTTTTTTGCCTGGTATCAGGAATACTTTACTATTGGTGGCGGACCGGCAGAGCAGTTTGAAACCGGCGATCAGTTTGCCAAAGAAAAGATCGCCATCATCTCGATTACGGGAACCATCATGCCCCCGTTCACGGAGCGAATCTTGCGTTCTATTAAACGAGCACATGAAGATGATCAGGTAAGAGGCATCTTATTAGAAATTGACAGTCCGGGTGGGTTGGTGGCCGATAGTCATCAAATTTATCACCGACTGGTCGAATTACGGAAAACAAAACCGATTGTCGTTTATATGAAGCGGATGGCTGCATCGGGCGGTTATTATGTTGCAATGGGCGCTGGTGAAGAAGGCGTGATTTTTGCCGAGCCAACAACGTGGACCGGTTCATTAGGAGTGATTATTCCCCGCTTTGATTTAAGTGGTCTGGCAGAGAAAGTGGGGGTTGTCTCAGATCCACTCAAAACGGGGGAATTCAAAGACGCGTTAAACCCGTTTCGCAATCTTACTGATCGGGAACGAGCTATCTGGGATCATATTCTGGATGAGTCCTATCAACGTTTTTTAAATGTCATTACGGACAATCGAAAAGATCTTGATTATGATCAGGTGAAAAAACTGGCGACGGGGCAGATTTATCCTGCGACGGATGCCAAACAGAATGGATTAATCGACGAAATTGGCTACCAGGAAGACGCGCTCGCTCGCCTGCAGGAAATTATGGGACTTAGCAAGGTGTGTGTGATAAGATATTCTCATCCGAAATCACTGGCTGATGTTTTACTGGGATCAGCCGAAGCGAGTCAGATCGAAAATCGAAAGCAGGCATTGTTAGATTCCACTGTTCCACGAGCCATGTACTTTGCCTCCTGGATGGGTGAATTGCCGGGTTGGCAGTAA
- a CDS encoding phytoene/squalene synthase family protein yields the protein MTASLSDSYAYCQHLAKQTAGNFYYSFLALRREQFQAMCVLYAYMRTVDDLGDHPQRLPEERAASLKQWRCELERVLTYQAHSEGLPFDPCFPALLDIIRRYEIPQRYFFDVITGVESDLEPVTYETFDALTDYCYHVAGVVGLCCIHIWGFHDERAFDAGIECGLAFQMTNILRDLSEDIELGRVYLPLEDLDRFDYTPDDIQARNYDQRFRSLMQFEVQRTKEFYQNSERLLDFISPAGQGILKAMYRIYGGILSEIERMEYDVYSSRAGLPKWRKLLIAGEAIVASRWNSSRSAR from the coding sequence ATGACTGCATCCCTTTCAGATTCCTATGCTTACTGCCAGCATCTGGCGAAACAGACTGCAGGGAACTTCTACTATTCCTTTCTGGCATTGCGCAGAGAGCAGTTTCAGGCGATGTGCGTTCTCTATGCTTATATGAGGACCGTCGATGATCTGGGAGATCATCCGCAACGGTTACCCGAGGAGCGAGCTGCTTCATTAAAGCAGTGGCGATGTGAGCTGGAGCGGGTGTTAACATATCAGGCACATTCAGAGGGGCTCCCGTTTGATCCCTGTTTCCCGGCATTACTGGATATCATTCGTCGTTACGAAATTCCACAACGTTATTTTTTCGATGTCATTACGGGTGTGGAGTCTGATCTAGAGCCTGTAACGTATGAAACCTTTGATGCGCTAACTGACTATTGTTATCACGTGGCCGGGGTGGTCGGCTTGTGTTGTATTCACATCTGGGGGTTTCATGATGAGCGTGCCTTTGATGCGGGAATTGAATGCGGCCTTGCTTTTCAAATGACTAACATTTTGCGTGATTTATCAGAAGACATCGAGCTGGGACGTGTGTATTTACCGCTGGAAGATCTGGACCGCTTTGACTACACACCCGACGATATTCAAGCACGGAACTATGATCAACGGTTTCGAAGTCTGATGCAGTTTGAAGTGCAACGGACAAAAGAGTTTTATCAGAACTCGGAACGTCTGCTCGATTTTATTTCCCCCGCTGGCCAAGGGATCCTAAAGGCCATGTATCGTATTTATGGGGGGATTCTGAGTGAAATTGAGCGAATGGAGTATGATGTCTATTCGTCGCGGGCAGGCCTACCTAAGTGGCGGAAGTTGTTGATTGCGGGCGAAGCCATTGTCGCTTCACGTTGGAATTCCAGTCGCTCTGCCAGATGA
- a CDS encoding anti-sigma factor family protein, whose translation MYCTQCNGLKSRVALAVGNDLSEAELRLLEKQLKNCEQCRSQYEELQQSYEALQKQFDNAPVPSLQDSVWPQVSAKIVARRRRNRPTQFNFLLPTLTTVACCLALLLVTNSPQTDPPAFTTPVGSPHPVGLLGNNNLNTIDNNFHDLQDQQWGAPDGLLKANSNPFGYNLPRLRHDMTNTSNLHSVKF comes from the coding sequence ATGTACTGCACGCAATGCAATGGTTTAAAGTCACGAGTCGCTCTGGCCGTCGGTAACGATTTGTCCGAGGCTGAGCTACGACTCCTGGAAAAACAGCTCAAGAACTGTGAGCAATGCCGTTCCCAGTATGAGGAGCTGCAACAAAGCTATGAAGCACTTCAGAAACAGTTTGACAACGCGCCTGTGCCTTCATTGCAGGATAGCGTCTGGCCTCAGGTTTCTGCCAAAATTGTAGCACGTCGTCGGAGAAATCGCCCGACACAGTTCAATTTTCTCTTACCAACCCTGACAACGGTTGCCTGCTGCCTGGCCCTGCTGCTGGTGACAAATTCACCACAGACAGATCCACCTGCGTTTACTACGCCAGTAGGTTCCCCACATCCGGTAGGTCTGCTCGGGAATAATAATCTGAATACCATCGATAATAATTTCCATGACCTTCAGGATCAGCAATGGGGGGCACCCGACGGATTATTGAAGGCAAATAGCAATCCCTTTGGGTATAACCTGCCTCGATTGAGGCACGATATGACAAATACTTCTAATTTACACTCAGTTAAATTTTAA
- a CDS encoding DUF1559 domain-containing protein produces MNSTRNTRRGFTLIELLVVIAIIAILIALLLPAVQQAREAARRSQCKNNLKQIGLALHNYHETHNIFPPGWIGVQPGVGANVEYGSGWGWGTMVLPYLDQTPLYNKLNFNLDINNPAQPAGLIDQTLTVFRCPSDPADNTFDLEEEGNPGNVLAKLAVGNYIGVFGSDELDDCETVPAGTACKSTGLFYQNSNTRFRDITDGTSQTLFVGERRTDKTAGWYSTWVGAVPEGEETFARVLGATDHVPNDPASHFDDFSSHHTGGTQFLFGDGRVRFITENIDLGVYQSLSSISGGELTSFD; encoded by the coding sequence ATGAATAGTACCAGGAACACCCGACGCGGCTTCACCCTGATTGAGTTACTGGTTGTTATTGCCATTATTGCAATTCTGATTGCCTTGCTTTTGCCAGCTGTACAACAGGCACGTGAAGCAGCACGCCGCAGTCAATGTAAAAACAATTTGAAACAAATTGGTCTGGCGCTACATAATTACCATGAGACTCACAATATCTTCCCCCCTGGATGGATCGGCGTTCAGCCGGGCGTAGGCGCCAATGTTGAATACGGCAGTGGTTGGGGCTGGGGAACAATGGTTCTGCCTTACTTGGATCAGACACCACTTTATAACAAACTTAACTTCAATCTCGATATAAATAACCCGGCACAACCCGCCGGATTAATTGACCAGACTCTCACAGTATTTCGTTGCCCTTCCGATCCTGCGGACAATACATTTGATCTTGAAGAAGAAGGAAATCCGGGAAATGTCCTCGCCAAACTGGCTGTCGGTAATTACATCGGAGTATTTGGCAGTGATGAACTGGACGATTGTGAAACCGTCCCTGCAGGAACAGCCTGTAAAAGCACGGGACTCTTCTACCAGAATAGCAATACCCGTTTCCGTGATATCACTGATGGCACTTCTCAGACTCTGTTTGTCGGCGAACGCAGAACCGACAAAACTGCCGGCTGGTATTCCACCTGGGTCGGTGCAGTTCCCGAGGGTGAAGAAACATTCGCCCGTGTACTCGGCGCGACTGACCATGTTCCCAACGACCCTGCCTCTCACTTTGACGATTTCAGCAGTCATCATACAGGGGGGACTCAGTTTCTGTTTGGCGATGGGCGCGTTCGTTTTATCACCGAGAATATCGATTTAGGTGTCTATCAATCCCTCTCCAGTATTAGCGGAGGAGAACTCACCAGCTTCGACTAA